A stretch of the Rhinoderma darwinii isolate aRhiDar2 chromosome 3, aRhiDar2.hap1, whole genome shotgun sequence genome encodes the following:
- the SH3GL3 gene encoding endophilin-A3 isoform X2, translating to MERKIDITNKVVAELLSKTTEYLQPNPAYRARLGMLNTMSKIRGQVKTTGYPQTEGLLGDSMLRYGRELGEESEFGSALLDVGESMKQMAEVKDSLDINVKQNFIDPLQSLQDKDLKEIVYHLKKLEGRRLDYDYKKKRQGKVPDEEIQQAVEKFEESKELAEQSMFNFLENDVEQVSQLAVFIEAALDYHRQCTQILEDLHSRLHNRMNSASSRPKREHHSRSIMSVLDSDERLQYNGISTSSIKLSGSTMHLDQPCCRALYEFDPENEGELGFKEGDIITLTNQIDENWFEGMVNGESGFFPINYVEVVVPLPQ from the exons AAAATTGACATCACCAACAAGGTGGTTGCTGAACTGCTATCCAAAACTACCGAATATTTACAGCCCAATCCAG CTTATCGAGCCAGATTAGGAATGCTAAACACAATGTCAAAAATTAGAGGACAAGTTAAAACTACAGGTTACCCCCAGACAGAAGGATTACTAGGAGATTCCATGCTACGGTATGGGAGAGAACTGGGAGAAGAGTCAGAGTTTG GCAGTGCTTTGCTGGATGTCGGAGAAAGCATGAAACAAATGGCAGAGGTGAAGGACTCTCTCGATATTAATGTCAAGCAGAACTTCATCGATCCACTGCAGTCCTTACAAGACAAAGACTTGAAAGAAATTGTG TACCATTTGAAAAAGCTGGAAGGCCGCCGCTTAGATTATGATTATAAGAAAAAACGACAAGGAAAGGTTCCTGATGAAGAAATTCAACAAGCGGTTGAAAAATTTGAAGAATCGAAAGAACTAGCGGAACAAAGCATGTTTAATTTTCTAGAAAATGAT GTAGAACAAGTGAGCCAACTGGCTGTATTCATAGAGGCTGCATTAGACTATCACAGACAATGTACACAGATCCTGGAAGATCTCCACAGTAGATTACACAACAG AATGAATTCCGCGTCCAGTCGTCCTAAACGGGAGCACCATTCAAGATCAATAATGTCAGTACTTGACTCAGATGAAAGGCTACAATATAATGGGATCTCCACTTCATCCATCAAGTTATCAG GTTCTACGATGCATTTGGATCAGCCTTGTTGCAGAGCATTGTACGAATTTGACCCAGAAAATGAAGGTGAACTTGGCTTTAAAGAAGGAGACATCATCACATTAACCAACCAAATTGATGAGAACTGGTTTGAAGGCATGGTCAACGGGGAATCTGGTTTCTTTCCCATTAATTATGTTGAAGTCGTGGTTCCCCTTCCACAGTGA
- the SH3GL3 gene encoding endophilin-A3 isoform X3 gives MLNTMSKIRGQVKTTGYPQTEGLLGDSMLRYGRELGEESEFGSALLDVGESMKQMAEVKDSLDINVKQNFIDPLQSLQDKDLKEIVYHLKKLEGRRLDYDYKKKRQGKVPDEEIQQAVEKFEESKELAEQSMFNFLENDVEQVSQLAVFIEAALDYHRQCTQILEDLHSRLHNRMNSASSRPKREHHSRSIMSVLDSDERLQYNGISTSSIKLSGSTMHLDQPCCRALYEFDPENEGELGFKEGDIITLTNQIDENWFEGMVNGESGFFPINYVEVVVPLPQ, from the exons ATGCTAAACACAATGTCAAAAATTAGAGGACAAGTTAAAACTACAGGTTACCCCCAGACAGAAGGATTACTAGGAGATTCCATGCTACGGTATGGGAGAGAACTGGGAGAAGAGTCAGAGTTTG GCAGTGCTTTGCTGGATGTCGGAGAAAGCATGAAACAAATGGCAGAGGTGAAGGACTCTCTCGATATTAATGTCAAGCAGAACTTCATCGATCCACTGCAGTCCTTACAAGACAAAGACTTGAAAGAAATTGTG TACCATTTGAAAAAGCTGGAAGGCCGCCGCTTAGATTATGATTATAAGAAAAAACGACAAGGAAAGGTTCCTGATGAAGAAATTCAACAAGCGGTTGAAAAATTTGAAGAATCGAAAGAACTAGCGGAACAAAGCATGTTTAATTTTCTAGAAAATGAT GTAGAACAAGTGAGCCAACTGGCTGTATTCATAGAGGCTGCATTAGACTATCACAGACAATGTACACAGATCCTGGAAGATCTCCACAGTAGATTACACAACAG AATGAATTCCGCGTCCAGTCGTCCTAAACGGGAGCACCATTCAAGATCAATAATGTCAGTACTTGACTCAGATGAAAGGCTACAATATAATGGGATCTCCACTTCATCCATCAAGTTATCAG GTTCTACGATGCATTTGGATCAGCCTTGTTGCAGAGCATTGTACGAATTTGACCCAGAAAATGAAGGTGAACTTGGCTTTAAAGAAGGAGACATCATCACATTAACCAACCAAATTGATGAGAACTGGTTTGAAGGCATGGTCAACGGGGAATCTGGTTTCTTTCCCATTAATTATGTTGAAGTCGTGGTTCCCCTTCCACAGTGA